A single window of Flagellimonas maritima DNA harbors:
- a CDS encoding CAL67264 family membrane protein, whose amino-acid sequence MVMNKNTVLAWATWIMIFVGMGMIALGAFKYDDIAGWGFAAVGVGFFAIAWVFNALKGRV is encoded by the coding sequence ATGGTAATGAATAAAAATACAGTGCTGGCATGGGCTACATGGATTATGATTTTTGTGGGAATGGGTATGATAGCATTAGGTGCATTTAAGTACGATGATATTGCCGGATGGGGCTTTGCGGCGGTCGGTGTAGGTTTCTTTGCAATTGCCTGGGTCTTTAACGCTTTAAAAGGTAGAGTATAG
- the ettA gene encoding energy-dependent translational throttle protein EttA produces MSDDKKVIFSMSGVTKTFKTANTPVLKNIYLSFFYGAKIGILGLNGSGKSTLLKIIAGVDKNYQGDVVFSPGYSVGYLEQEPQLDDGKTVLEVVKEGVAETVAILDEYNKINDMFGLPEVYEDADKMQKLMDKQAALQDQIDASNAWELDTKLEIAMDALRTPESDKKIGVLSGGEKRRVALCRLLLQEPDVLLLDEPTNHLDAESVHWLEHHLAQYKGTVIAVTHDRYFLDNVAGWILELDRGEGIPWKGNYSSWLDQKSKRLAQESKQASKRQKTLERELEWVRQGAKGRQTKQKARLKNYDKLLSQDQKQLEEKLEIYIPNGPRLGTNVIEAKGVSKAYGDKLLYEDLNFNLPQAGIVGIIGPNGAGKTTIFRMIMGEETPEKGGFVVGDTAKLAYVDQSHSNIDPDKTIWENFSDGQELVMMGGKQVNSRAYLSRFNFSGSEQNKKVNMLSGGERNRLHLAMTLKEEGNVLLLDEPTNDLDVNTLRALEEGLENFAGCAVIISHDRWFLDRVCTHILAFEGDSQVYFFEGSFSDYEENKKKRLGTDIMPKRIKYKKLIR; encoded by the coding sequence ATGTCAGACGATAAAAAGGTCATCTTTTCAATGTCAGGGGTAACCAAGACGTTCAAAACTGCCAATACTCCTGTTTTAAAGAATATTTACCTAAGCTTTTTTTATGGGGCCAAAATCGGGATTTTAGGTCTTAACGGATCAGGAAAGTCGACCTTACTAAAAATAATTGCAGGTGTCGATAAAAACTATCAGGGGGACGTGGTATTTTCTCCTGGATATTCAGTAGGATACTTAGAGCAAGAGCCACAGTTGGACGACGGTAAAACCGTTCTAGAAGTTGTAAAGGAAGGAGTAGCGGAAACAGTCGCCATTTTGGACGAGTATAACAAAATTAACGATATGTTCGGGCTGCCAGAAGTTTACGAAGATGCAGATAAAATGCAAAAGCTGATGGATAAACAAGCTGCATTACAAGATCAAATCGATGCTTCAAATGCTTGGGAACTGGACACTAAGCTCGAAATTGCCATGGATGCGCTTCGCACTCCGGAATCTGATAAGAAAATAGGTGTACTGTCCGGTGGTGAAAAAAGAAGAGTGGCACTGTGTAGATTATTATTGCAAGAACCCGATGTGCTATTGCTGGACGAGCCAACGAATCACTTAGACGCAGAGTCCGTTCATTGGTTGGAACACCACTTGGCCCAATACAAGGGAACGGTAATTGCCGTTACACACGACCGTTACTTTTTAGATAATGTAGCTGGGTGGATTCTTGAACTAGATAGGGGAGAGGGCATACCTTGGAAAGGAAATTACTCAAGTTGGCTGGACCAAAAATCAAAACGTCTGGCACAAGAGAGCAAACAAGCTTCTAAACGTCAAAAAACTCTTGAACGTGAGTTGGAATGGGTAAGGCAAGGTGCCAAGGGAAGGCAGACCAAACAAAAAGCACGTTTAAAAAATTATGACAAGCTACTTAGCCAAGATCAAAAACAATTGGAGGAGAAACTGGAAATTTATATTCCAAACGGTCCTAGGCTTGGCACCAATGTTATTGAAGCCAAGGGAGTAAGCAAAGCTTATGGTGATAAGTTATTGTATGAAGATTTAAATTTCAATCTTCCACAAGCAGGTATTGTCGGGATTATAGGTCCAAATGGAGCAGGTAAGACAACAATCTTTAGAATGATTATGGGGGAGGAAACTCCGGAGAAAGGAGGATTTGTTGTAGGAGATACGGCCAAATTGGCCTATGTAGACCAAAGTCATTCCAATATAGACCCAGACAAGACCATTTGGGAAAATTTTAGCGACGGACAGGAGTTGGTAATGATGGGAGGGAAACAAGTAAATTCAAGAGCATACCTTAGCCGTTTTAACTTTTCAGGAAGCGAGCAGAACAAAAAAGTCAACATGCTTTCTGGCGGAGAAAGAAACCGACTGCATTTGGCCATGACCCTTAAAGAGGAAGGAAATGTTCTCTTGCTTGATGAACCCACAAACGATTTGGACGTAAACACGCTAAGGGCATTGGAAGAAGGCCTCGAAAACTTTGCCGGTTGCGCTGTCATAATCTCTCATGATAGGTGGTTCTTGGATAGGGTTTGCACCCATATTTTAGCTTTTGAGGGAGATTCGCAAGTATATTTCTTTGAAGGTTCATTTTCTGATTATGAAGAGAACAAAAAGAAACGTCTCGGGACCGATATTATGCCTAAAAGAATCAAATACAAAAAACTGATTCGATAA
- a CDS encoding M24 family metallopeptidase: MKKTLLYLFALLSIISYSQQILPEVERARVVDEILEERFNNLLPKLMDDTEIDMWVVISREYNEDPVIKTMLPATWLNARRRTILLFYRNKSDDSIDKLAVARYNVGKSIKSAWDKEKEPNQWKRLMQLIEERNPAKIGLNFSKDHNIADGLDKTDYDEFMANLPKKYRSKIVSAEQLAVRWIETRTEREMVIYNQLVDITHDIIAEAFSEKIITPGVTTTTEVEWWMRQKVTDLGLETWFHPTVDVQRTSEELVGHLYSFSGRPDDLIIQPGDLLHCDFGITYLRLNTDCQELAYVLKPNEKAAPKFLVDGLKDGNRVQDFLTQNMIKGKTGNEILAKSLQEAKDAGLRPAIYTHPLGLYGHSAGTTIGMWDSQGGVMKDDGDNYPLNPNTVYAIELNTTITIPEWKRDIRIMLEEAGFFGEDGFRYVNGRQTELLLIPRIKEHLGN, from the coding sequence ATGAAAAAAACGTTACTCTACCTTTTTGCTCTTCTTTCTATTATCTCATATTCCCAGCAAATTTTACCTGAAGTTGAACGTGCCAGAGTAGTGGACGAAATATTGGAAGAACGCTTCAATAATCTTCTCCCAAAACTTATGGACGATACGGAAATAGATATGTGGGTCGTGATTTCCAGGGAATACAATGAAGATCCTGTCATAAAAACGATGCTTCCCGCTACTTGGTTGAATGCCCGTAGGAGAACTATTTTACTTTTCTACAGAAACAAAAGCGATGATTCCATTGATAAACTGGCAGTGGCACGTTATAATGTTGGAAAAAGTATTAAATCGGCATGGGATAAAGAAAAAGAGCCAAATCAATGGAAACGCCTAATGCAGCTTATAGAAGAGCGAAACCCTGCAAAAATAGGACTTAATTTTTCCAAAGACCACAATATTGCGGATGGCTTGGACAAAACGGATTATGATGAATTTATGGCCAATTTGCCTAAAAAATACCGATCCAAAATCGTTTCAGCAGAGCAATTGGCGGTACGCTGGATTGAAACTCGAACAGAGAGAGAAATGGTTATCTACAATCAATTGGTGGATATTACCCATGATATTATTGCAGAAGCGTTTTCGGAAAAAATAATTACGCCTGGAGTCACCACAACAACGGAAGTAGAGTGGTGGATGCGCCAAAAAGTAACGGATTTGGGGTTGGAAACATGGTTTCATCCAACGGTAGATGTACAAAGAACCAGTGAAGAATTGGTGGGACACTTGTATTCATTCTCCGGTAGACCGGACGATTTGATTATCCAGCCAGGTGATCTCTTGCATTGCGATTTTGGGATAACCTATTTACGGTTGAACACAGATTGTCAAGAACTGGCTTATGTGCTAAAACCGAATGAAAAAGCTGCACCCAAATTCTTGGTCGATGGATTGAAAGACGGAAACCGTGTTCAAGATTTTCTTACACAAAATATGATAAAGGGAAAAACAGGGAACGAAATTTTGGCCAAATCTCTGCAAGAAGCTAAAGATGCTGGTTTACGCCCTGCTATTTATACCCATCCTCTTGGACTCTATGGACATTCCGCAGGTACAACGATTGGGATGTGGGATTCACAGGGCGGCGTAATGAAAGATGACGGCGATAACTATCCATTAAATCCCAATACGGTTTACGCTATTGAGCTGAATACTACGATTACAATTCCAGAATGGAAACGCGATATTCGAATTATGCTAGAAGAGGCGGGATTTTTTGGTGAGGATGGATTTCGCTATGTGAACGGAAGGCAAACGGAACTTCTGTTGATTCCGAGAATTAAGGAACATTTAGGAAATTAA
- a CDS encoding acyl-CoA carboxylase subunit beta has translation MDINFNKNEDHNRLKLSELRKKLTEVKLGGGKKRIEKHHAKGKMTARERVEYLLDPDTESIEIGAFAGDGMYEEHGGCPSAGVVVKIGYIQGKLCVVVANDATVKAGAWFPITGKKNLRAQEISIENRLPIIYLVDSAGVYLPMQDEIFPDKEHFGRIFRNNAVMSSMGITQISAVMGSCVAGGAYLPIMSDEALIVDKTGSIFLAGSYLVKAAIGESIDNETLGGATTHSEISGVTDYKAKDDKDALNKIKNIVSKIGDFDKAGFNRIESKSPSEKINDIYGILPASRGDQYDMLEIIKRLVDDSEFEQYKEGFGKSILTGYARIDGWAVGIVANQRKVVKTKKGEMQFGGVIYSDSADKATRFIANCNQKKIPLVFLQDVTGFMVGSKSEHGGIIKDGAKMVNAVSNSVVPKFTIVIGNSYGAGNYAMCGKAYDPRLIVAWPSAELAVMSGNSAAKVLMQIEKASLEKKGEKLDADKEKELYDEIKKRYDNQISPYYAASRLWTDAIIDPLDTRKWISMGIEAANHAPIEKQFNMGVLQV, from the coding sequence ATGGATATTAACTTCAATAAAAATGAAGACCACAATAGATTAAAGCTTTCAGAGCTTCGGAAAAAACTAACTGAAGTAAAACTGGGAGGAGGCAAGAAACGGATAGAAAAACATCATGCCAAAGGCAAGATGACTGCTCGCGAACGTGTTGAATATCTGTTGGACCCCGATACAGAATCGATAGAAATAGGTGCTTTTGCAGGTGATGGAATGTATGAAGAACATGGAGGATGTCCATCAGCGGGAGTTGTTGTCAAAATCGGCTATATTCAAGGCAAGCTGTGTGTTGTGGTTGCCAATGACGCCACAGTAAAAGCAGGCGCATGGTTCCCCATTACAGGAAAAAAAAATCTGAGAGCCCAAGAAATTTCCATTGAAAATAGATTACCAATTATTTATTTGGTTGATAGTGCTGGTGTTTACTTGCCCATGCAGGATGAAATTTTTCCCGACAAAGAACATTTTGGACGGATTTTTAGAAACAATGCTGTTATGAGCAGTATGGGTATTACTCAAATATCTGCTGTTATGGGTAGTTGTGTAGCCGGAGGCGCCTACTTACCTATCATGAGCGATGAGGCTCTAATAGTAGATAAAACGGGAAGTATTTTTTTAGCTGGCAGTTATCTTGTAAAAGCAGCCATTGGTGAAAGCATAGATAATGAAACATTGGGCGGTGCGACCACACATTCTGAAATTAGTGGTGTTACGGATTACAAAGCCAAAGACGACAAAGATGCCCTAAATAAGATAAAGAATATCGTTTCCAAAATCGGTGATTTTGATAAAGCGGGTTTTAATAGAATTGAAAGTAAGAGTCCTTCAGAAAAAATCAACGATATCTATGGAATTCTTCCAGCTTCGAGGGGAGATCAATATGACATGTTGGAAATTATAAAACGTTTGGTCGATGATTCGGAATTTGAGCAATATAAAGAAGGGTTTGGTAAAAGTATTTTAACGGGCTATGCACGGATCGATGGTTGGGCGGTCGGTATCGTTGCCAACCAGCGGAAAGTTGTAAAGACCAAGAAAGGCGAAATGCAGTTTGGCGGGGTTATTTATTCCGATTCTGCCGATAAGGCGACAAGATTCATTGCCAACTGCAACCAAAAGAAAATTCCATTGGTTTTTTTACAGGACGTAACTGGTTTTATGGTCGGCAGTAAAAGTGAGCATGGTGGTATAATTAAGGATGGAGCCAAAATGGTAAATGCCGTAAGTAACTCCGTAGTGCCAAAATTTACTATTGTAATTGGTAATAGCTACGGGGCTGGAAATTATGCCATGTGCGGAAAAGCTTATGACCCACGGCTTATCGTTGCATGGCCAAGTGCTGAACTTGCCGTTATGAGTGGAAATTCTGCAGCAAAAGTCTTAATGCAAATTGAAAAAGCCTCATTGGAGAAAAAAGGAGAAAAGCTCGATGCCGACAAAGAAAAGGAGCTATACGATGAAATTAAAAAGCGTTATGATAATCAGATTTCGCCATATTATGCTGCTTCACGTCTATGGACAGATGCTATAATAGACCCTTTGGATACTAGAAAATGGATTTCTATGGGAATTGAAGCAGCCAACCATGCACCTATTGAGAAGCAATTTAATATGGGGGTTTTGCAAGTATAA
- the fumC gene encoding class II fumarate hydratase — protein MSFRIEKDTMGEVKVPSDKYWGAQTERSRNNFKIGSPASMPLDVIYGFAYLKKAAAYTNHELGVLTVEKRDLIAKVCDEILDGQHDEQFPLVIWQTGSGTQSNMNVNEVIANRAHEISGKKIGEGEKTIQPNDDVNKSQSSNDTFPTGMHIAAYKKIVDLTIPGVEQLRDTMNRKSKEFKKVVKIGRTHLMDATPLTLGQEFSGYASQLDHGLKALKNTLEHLSELALGGTAVGTGLNTPEGYDVIVAKYIAQFTELPFITAENKFEALAAHDAIVESHGALKQLAVSLNKIANDIRMMASGPRSGIGEIIIPANEPGSSIMPGKVNPTQCEALTMVCAQVMGNDVAVSVGGTQGHYELNVFKPMMAANILQSAQLIGDACISFDVNCAIGIEPNHEVIKKLLNNSLMLVTALNTKIGYYKAAEIANTAHKNGTTLKEEAINLGYVTEEEYEAWVKPEDMVGSLK, from the coding sequence ATGAGCTTTAGAATAGAAAAAGATACGATGGGCGAGGTAAAAGTGCCATCTGATAAATACTGGGGAGCACAAACAGAGCGTTCCCGCAATAATTTTAAAATTGGTTCTCCTGCCTCTATGCCCTTGGATGTAATCTATGGTTTTGCCTATCTTAAAAAAGCGGCAGCGTACACCAATCACGAGCTTGGAGTACTTACTGTGGAAAAACGGGATTTGATAGCTAAAGTATGTGATGAAATTCTGGATGGGCAACATGACGAACAATTTCCCTTGGTGATTTGGCAAACAGGCTCGGGTACGCAAAGCAATATGAACGTCAATGAGGTAATAGCGAATAGGGCCCATGAAATATCAGGCAAAAAAATTGGTGAAGGCGAAAAAACCATTCAACCCAATGATGATGTAAATAAAAGCCAATCTTCCAATGATACCTTCCCTACAGGAATGCATATTGCTGCATACAAGAAGATTGTGGATTTAACGATTCCGGGAGTTGAACAGTTGCGGGACACAATGAACAGGAAATCGAAAGAATTTAAAAAAGTGGTCAAAATTGGCCGCACCCATTTAATGGATGCCACTCCCCTTACCTTAGGACAGGAATTTTCCGGTTATGCATCTCAATTAGACCACGGGTTAAAAGCATTAAAAAACACTTTGGAGCATTTAAGTGAGTTAGCACTCGGGGGTACTGCAGTAGGAACTGGATTAAATACTCCTGAAGGATATGATGTTATAGTAGCCAAGTATATAGCACAGTTTACCGAACTTCCATTTATTACAGCAGAAAACAAATTTGAAGCATTGGCAGCGCATGATGCTATTGTGGAAAGCCACGGAGCTCTTAAACAATTGGCCGTTTCCCTAAATAAGATTGCCAATGATATACGTATGATGGCCTCTGGGCCACGTTCTGGAATCGGTGAGATTATTATCCCCGCAAACGAGCCTGGCAGCTCCATTATGCCCGGTAAAGTAAATCCCACGCAATGTGAAGCTTTGACCATGGTATGTGCGCAGGTAATGGGTAATGATGTAGCCGTAAGTGTTGGCGGTACTCAAGGACACTACGAACTCAATGTCTTCAAACCGATGATGGCGGCAAATATTTTACAATCAGCACAACTTATTGGTGATGCCTGTATTAGTTTTGATGTCAATTGTGCTATTGGAATCGAGCCAAACCACGAAGTAATCAAAAAACTCCTCAATAATTCTTTGATGTTGGTTACCGCGTTGAACACTAAAATTGGATATTATAAAGCAGCTGAAATTGCCAATACCGCTCATAAAAATGGTACTACTCTGAAAGAAGAGGCTATTAATTTGGGCTATGTTACCGAGGAAGAATATGAAGCGTGGGTGAAACCTGAAGATATGGTCGGTAGTTTAAAATAA
- a CDS encoding Gfo/Idh/MocA family protein, whose amino-acid sequence MKTKIRWGIIGPGNIAKKFTEDLQLFDDVEIGAVASRSLAKAQKFANKYEIENAYGNYDELFKAKTADIIYIATPHNFHKDLAIMAMEHGKHVLCEKPLGVSRSEVEELITVARKNEVFLMEGLWSRFNPSIKKIKALIDDGEIGNVSYLHADFAFYGLDRGEDSRILNPNLASGSLLDIGIYPIFLAYLILGNPKEISAFSNFHSNGTEIQTSIIFQYANAQAVLYSGLTSQSKMEAEISGQKGELFIHPRWHEANGFSLTKNSRSIDFKLSMEGNGFVHEIREVHDCLKTGKFESDLWSHQNSLDLISLIDKIRLQTGVVYPFEA is encoded by the coding sequence ATGAAAACTAAAATTAGATGGGGGATAATAGGCCCTGGAAACATTGCCAAAAAATTTACTGAAGACCTTCAACTTTTTGACGATGTTGAAATTGGGGCCGTAGCTTCAAGAAGTTTGGCAAAAGCGCAAAAGTTCGCCAACAAGTATGAAATTGAAAATGCATACGGAAACTACGATGAACTTTTCAAGGCCAAAACCGCGGATATCATTTATATTGCCACTCCACATAATTTTCATAAAGATTTGGCTATAATGGCCATGGAGCATGGCAAACACGTTCTATGCGAAAAACCTCTTGGAGTTTCCAGGTCTGAGGTAGAAGAGCTGATAACCGTTGCGAGAAAAAATGAAGTTTTTTTAATGGAGGGCCTATGGTCAAGATTTAACCCGTCCATTAAAAAGATAAAAGCATTGATTGATGATGGCGAAATAGGAAACGTATCATATTTGCATGCGGATTTTGCTTTTTATGGTTTGGATAGGGGAGAGGATTCTAGGATTCTTAACCCAAACTTGGCATCCGGGTCTTTGTTGGATATAGGGATCTATCCTATTTTTCTAGCCTATCTTATTTTAGGTAATCCTAAAGAAATAAGTGCGTTTTCAAACTTTCATTCCAATGGTACAGAGATTCAAACTTCTATAATATTTCAATACGCGAATGCCCAAGCTGTTTTATATTCGGGATTGACTAGCCAGTCTAAAATGGAGGCTGAAATTTCGGGGCAGAAAGGAGAACTTTTTATACATCCAAGATGGCATGAAGCCAATGGTTTTTCCCTGACAAAGAACTCAAGATCCATAGATTTTAAACTTTCTATGGAGGGTAATGGTTTCGTCCATGAGATAAGGGAAGTCCATGATTGTCTCAAAACGGGGAAATTTGAAAGCGATCTATGGAGCCATCAAAATAGTTTGGATTTAATAAGTCTTATAGATAAAATCAGACTCCAAACGGGAGTTGTATATCCTTTTGAGGCATAA
- a CDS encoding MBL fold metallo-hydrolase — protein MKKKYISIISCLLLLFGCKNINSQKSKDDSNKYNLNSITVIPIEHATAVLEWKDITIYIDPVGGKEAFKGQKLPDLILITDIHGDHFSLETLQELNTEKAKIIVPQAVADKMSEDFTPQIDVLNNGDSKERYGITVQAIPMYNLREEALKFHIKGRGNGYILNMGDKRIYFSGDTEDIPEMRELENIDKAFVCMNLPYTMTIESAADAVLDFNPKEIYPYHYRGKPEVSDVARFKSLVNNKNPDINIVQLDWYPNDEF, from the coding sequence ATGAAAAAAAAATATATTTCTATAATTTCTTGTTTGTTACTTCTTTTTGGATGTAAAAATATTAATAGCCAAAAAAGTAAGGATGACTCGAATAAATATAATTTAAATAGCATAACGGTTATTCCTATAGAACATGCCACAGCAGTTCTGGAGTGGAAAGATATTACCATATATATAGATCCCGTAGGTGGCAAAGAAGCATTTAAAGGCCAAAAACTTCCTGATCTGATTCTAATCACAGATATACATGGTGATCATTTTAGTTTGGAGACACTTCAAGAACTTAATACTGAAAAAGCAAAAATAATAGTCCCACAAGCTGTGGCCGATAAAATGTCCGAGGACTTTACTCCTCAAATCGATGTTTTGAACAATGGTGATTCTAAAGAGCGTTATGGTATTACGGTCCAGGCCATACCCATGTACAATCTACGCGAAGAAGCTTTAAAGTTTCATATAAAGGGGAGGGGTAACGGTTATATATTGAACATGGGGGATAAACGAATTTATTTTTCAGGTGATACCGAAGATATTCCTGAAATGCGGGAATTGGAAAATATTGATAAGGCATTTGTGTGCATGAACCTTCCCTACACGATGACCATTGAAAGTGCCGCTGATGCCGTTTTGGACTTTAATCCAAAGGAAATATACCCCTATCATTATAGAGGAAAGCCCGAGGTCAGTGATGTAGCCAGGTTCAAATCCCTGGTGAACAATAAAAATCCAGATATAAATATTGTACAACTTGATTGGTATCCGAACGATGAATTTTGA
- a CDS encoding carboxypeptidase-like regulatory domain-containing protein produces the protein MKWFYGLFGLCSIFFSNILAAQLDYKGKIIDGKSGHPIPYVNVGIVEKGIGTVSDEEGMFHLEFNPDLYASSDVVLFSSLGYEKLEIPISDLKFVYNEYPILKLNPSILELNEVVVTDKKGEFVQKSAGYKNTGEPVYGYWKDNIALGGELASHIRVAKGLRQLKSFGFEVWENVSDSVLLRINIYDIGSFGLPGNNLNESGLNMLHTIKENDMFAHIDLMPYSIFVRDDFIVSVELLQVYGKKEPRMALAGVSFGNGSFRRYASQDKWEKVSDKSLAFFLETAHFVPVKEAERIRKREKRRKERLPIISGFVIENGRMVPNVTVRNLRTKEWTTTNENGRYTLHARPTDRLIFTKKGYFNASWRVKRRLTLNVKLKSKYSSLP, from the coding sequence ATGAAATGGTTCTATGGCCTTTTTGGGCTATGTAGTATATTTTTTTCAAACATTCTAGCTGCTCAACTTGATTATAAGGGTAAAATCATCGATGGGAAAAGTGGTCATCCTATACCGTACGTAAATGTTGGAATTGTTGAAAAGGGCATAGGTACCGTTAGTGACGAGGAAGGTATGTTTCATCTGGAATTTAATCCTGACCTGTACGCATCAAGTGATGTCGTCTTGTTTTCTTCTTTAGGATATGAAAAACTGGAGATTCCTATATCTGATTTGAAATTTGTTTATAACGAGTATCCTATTCTAAAACTGAACCCATCGATTTTAGAATTGAACGAGGTCGTTGTAACGGATAAAAAAGGAGAATTTGTCCAAAAATCCGCTGGGTATAAAAATACTGGTGAACCAGTATACGGGTATTGGAAGGACAATATTGCGCTTGGTGGTGAATTGGCGTCCCATATCCGTGTTGCCAAAGGTTTAAGACAGTTAAAATCGTTTGGATTCGAAGTTTGGGAAAATGTTTCCGATAGTGTGTTGCTCCGGATAAATATCTATGATATCGGCTCATTCGGGTTACCTGGAAACAATTTAAATGAATCTGGACTGAATATGCTACATACCATCAAAGAAAATGATATGTTCGCCCATATCGATTTGATGCCTTATTCCATTTTTGTAAGAGATGATTTTATAGTATCCGTTGAACTTCTCCAAGTATATGGTAAAAAAGAGCCTAGAATGGCGTTGGCTGGGGTATCATTTGGGAATGGTTCTTTTAGAAGATACGCAAGTCAAGATAAGTGGGAAAAGGTATCTGATAAAAGTTTGGCATTTTTTCTTGAAACCGCTCATTTCGTCCCAGTAAAAGAAGCGGAGAGGATAAGAAAACGGGAAAAAAGAAGAAAAGAAAGACTTCCGATAATTTCGGGTTTTGTGATTGAGAATGGAAGGATGGTTCCAAATGTTACGGTACGCAACCTAAGAACAAAGGAATGGACAACAACAAATGAAAACGGCAGGTACACATTGCATGCTAGACCAACTGATAGATTAATATTTACAAAAAAAGGCTATTTTAATGCTAGCTGGAGAGTCAAGAGAAGACTTACTTTAAATGTAAAGTTAAAATCAAAGTATTCATCACTGCCATGA